Proteins found in one Leishmania major strain Friedlin complete genome, chromosome 35 genomic segment:
- a CDS encoding putative 60S ribosomal subunit protein L31 (previous protein_id=AAZ14551.1) — translation MTRAGMKGKVLGKEKKAAIIDARKKAAESRKNRDDKRWKRVLANMDEEKRKKFHGVGNTAKNSRVRGATRASLLKRTGRKPDAVSMEATIHLSKLLKKKTFSKRAPLAIKRIKAFVGRLMKTKDNRIDASLNTYIWHKGVKGVPGRVRVLIQRKSETTEGNKHKHFYTVISNVPVASFKGLTTKTVEQ, via the coding sequence ATGACGCGCGCTGGTATGAAGGGCAAGGTGCTCGGCAAGGAGAAGAAGGCTGCCATCATCGATGCCCGCAAGAAGGCCGCGGAGAGCCGCAAGAACCGCGATGACAAGCGCTGGAAGCGCGTGCTTGCGAACATGgacgaggagaagcgcaAGAAGTTCCACGGCGTCGGCAACACGGCGAAGAactcgcgcgtgcgcggtgcgACCCGCGCGTCCCTGCTCAAGCGCACTGGCCGCAAGCCCGACGCTGTGAGCATGGAGGCGACGATCCACCTGTCGAAGCTGCTGAAGAAGAAGACCTTCTCGAAGCGCGCTCCGCTGGCGATCAAGCGCATCAAGGCGTTTGTGGGCCGTCTGATGAAGACGAAGGACAACCGCATTGACGCGTCGCTGAACACGTACATCTGGCACAAGGGCGTGAAGGGCGTCCCTggccgcgtgcgtgtgctgatCCAGCGCAAGTCGGAGACGACGGAGGGCAACAAGCACAAGCACTTCTACACGGTCATCTCCAACGTGCCGGTTGCGTCCTTCAAGGGCCTGACCACGAAGACGGTGGAGCAGTAA
- a CDS encoding conserved hypothetical protein (previous protein_id=AAZ14550.1): MATEVVEEEEWQDGVDDFFADFSLAASNEKSTRRKNAEAHHASVAQSQKKAERREADRGESAEEARRRITAAVISRATAKELERAARNAKQHHKMSHKNCDTGASSVKSGLSSFSLSEQHHGSSTAASFSPSLKGHDSTAHQVEAEPSSSRLGKKRQKIDAKFARKTARKEAAKEHRIKYRRVLHKQHR, translated from the coding sequence ATGGCGACCGaagtggtggaggaggaggagtggcaGGACGGCGTGGACGACTTCTTCGCCGACTTCTCGTTAGCTGCCTCCAATGAAAAGTCGACGCGACGCAAGAATGCCGAGGCCCATCATGCCAGCGTTGCTCAGTCGCAGAAAAAGGCGGAGCGGAGGGAGGCCGACCGCGGCGAGTCGGCCGAGGAAGCCCGCCGACGCATTACCGCGGCGGTGATTAGTCGCGCGACCGCAAAGGAACTGGAAAGAGCGGCGCGGAATGCCAAGCAGCACCATAAGATGTCTCATAAGAATTGCGACACCGGCGCTTCGTCTGTCAAGTCGGGactctcttccttttctttaTCCGAGCAGCATCACGGCTCATCGACTGCAGCGTCGTTTTCGCCTTCCTTGAAAGGGCACGACTCGACCGCCCATCAAGTAGAGGCAGAGCCCTCGAGCTCGCGTCTTGGCAAGAAACGCCAGAAGATCGACGCCAAGTTTGCCCGAAAAACGGCAcgcaaggaggcggcgaaggagcACCGTATCAAGTATCGCCGCGTCTTACACAAGCAGCATCGCTGA